In Streptomyces sp. 71268, the DNA window GACGACCTGATCCACGAGATCCGTCTGCGCACCGAGAAGGACGAGCGCGTCCTGGTCACCACGCTCACCAAGAAGATGGCCGAGGATCTCACCGACTACATGATCGAGCTGGGCATCCAGGTCCGGTACCTGCACAGCGACGTCGACACGCTGCGCCGCGTCGAGCTGCTGCGCGAACTGCGCGCGGGCGAGTACGACGTGCTGGTGGGCATCAACCTCCTGCGCGAGGGCCTCGACCTGCCCGAGGTCTCCCTGGTGGCCATCCTCGACGCCGACAAGGAGGGCTTCCTCCGCTCGGGGACGTCGCTGATCCAGACCATCGGCCGCGCGGCGCGCAACGTCTCCGGCCAGGTGCACATGTACGCCGACAAGGTCACCCGCGCCATGGCCACGGCCATCGAGGAGACCAACCGGCGCCGCGAGAAGCAGATCGCCTACAACACGGAGCGTGGCATCGACCCGCAGCCGCTCCGCAAGAAGATCAACGACATCGTCGCGACCATCGCCCGCGAGGAGGTCGACACCGAGGAACTGCTCGGCACCGGCTACCGCCAGCCCGACAAGGGCAAGGGCAAGGCCCCGGTGCCCGCGCTGGCCAAGCAGTCCACGCGCGGCAAGGCCGCCAAGGGCAAGGACGCCACGCCGACGGACCGCCCGGCGGCCGAACTCGCCGAACTCATCGAGGAGATGACCGAGCGCATGCGAGCCGCCGCGGCTGACCTGCAGTTCGAGGTCGCGGCGCGGCTGCGCGACGAGGTGGGCGAGCTGAAGAAGGAGCTGCGGCAGATGCGTGAGGCCGGGCTGGCCTGACGGGGCCGGCGGGCCGAGTGCGCCGCCAGCGCGCCCGGGTGTGGCCGGCGAGGGGACGCGCCGACGGTGTGTTGCAAGAGCGACACAAAGCCGCACGCGGGTGGTCAGGGCCGCGGGCGCAGTGCATAGGGTTCGAACAGGCCGTACAGACGGGCGGCCGGGGAAGCAGCGAGAGAGGTACAGCGCGTGACGGTCAACATGTCCAAGGGCCAGGCCATCAGCCTTCAGAAGGCCGACGGCGGCACTCTGACCGCCGTTCGGATGGGCCTGGGCTGGCAGTCCGCGCCCCGCCGTGGCCTGTTCGGGTCGCGGACCAAGGAGGTCGACCTCGACGCGTCGGCCGTGCTCTTCGCGGACAAGCAGCCGGTGGACGTCGTGTTCTTCCGGCACCTGACGAGTGACGACGGCTCGGTCCGGCACACCGGCGACAACCTGGTCGGCGGCGCGGGGCAGGGCGGCGACGACGAGGCGATCCTGGTCGACCTGCAGCGGGTTCCGGTGCACATCGACCAGATCGTGTTCACCGTCAACTCCTTCACCGGCCAGACCTTCGCCGAGGTCGCCAACGCCTTCTGCCGCCTGGTGGACGAGACCAACGGCCAGGAGATGGCGCGCTACACGCTCACGGGCGGCGGGCAGTACACGGCCCAGATCATGGCGAAGGTGCACCGCGCGGGGAGCGGCTGGCAGATGACGGCCATCGGCACGCCGGCCAACGGCCGTACGTTCCAGGACCTGATGCCGTCGATCGTCCCGCACCTGTAAGGACCGGCACCGGGTACGCCCGACCGCCGCGCGCCCCTGCCGACCCCGGCCGCTCGACCGGGCGGGCACGGGGCGCGGCGCGTACCCGGACCTGCCGCGGGCCGCGCGGCCGAGCCACCAACGGGCAACGGAGGGCCGGCGCGTACGGTAGCCGGCCCGCCCGCGGAAGCTCATCAGAGCGTGCGGGACTCGCCGCGCCGGAGCCCGGCCCGCCGCCCAGCCCGTACGACAAGCCAGCCCGTACGACAAGCCAGGCCGACCGCACGCCACGGCGACTCGGCGCACCCACGCACACCACCAACGAGAGGGCGCAGTGATGACGGCCGAGCTGGTCCGGGGGCAGAACCACCCGCTGCCTCAGACCCGTTTGGAGGTCCGGATAGCGGCGGGCAAGCCCGTCGTCGCCGGAGCGACACTCGGAGACGACCAGGGAAGGGTGCGGAGCGCCGACTGGGTCGCGCATCCCGCCGCTCCGCAGATGCCGGGACTCGAGGTGTCCCGGCAGGCCGCGGCCGACCACCGCCTCGCGGTCGATCTCGGCGCGATGCCGGAGGCCGTCCACACGGTGACCGTGCTGCTCGCGCTGCCCACCGGGGTGGGCGGGCCGGTGCGGTTCGGCGGCCTGGCCGCCCCGTTCGTCGCGGTGACCGACCTCGACGGGGACGAGATCGCCACGTTCACCATCACCGACCTCGACGCGGAGTCCGCGGTCACGGCGTTGGAGCTGTACCGCAGGAACGGCGCCTGGAAGGTCCGAGCCGTCGGCCAGGGGTACGCGGGCGGCCTCGCGGCCATGCTCCACGACCAGGGGCTGCCCGAGGCGGCCACGCTGGCCGCGGAGATCAACGACGCGGTGGCGCGCGGCATGGCCAGGTCGCTCGCGCCGCCGGCGCGGACCAACGGCGGCGACGGCCGGGTGCGGACGGCCACGGCGGGAGGCGATCCCACGCAGGGAGCGAGCGCGTCCGGCCCCGTGGCCGGCGCGGCTCCCGCATCGATCGGCGCACCGGACCCGGGCGGCGCGGACGCCTCGGCCGCGCCGGCCGGCGGGCCCGTGAACTACCGGCACCCGGGCCGACAGTCCGCGGCGCCAACCCCGCCCCCGGCCGCCCCGCAGCCCGGTCCGCAGGGCCAACCGCCGCGACCCGTGGCGGGTGACGCGCCGGGGTGGACGACGGAGGAGCGGCTGTACAACCAGGTCTGGGGCATGTTCGAGGATCTGGCGCGGAGCACGGCCGCCTATCGCAGCGCGGTCGACTTCGCGGACTCGCGGATGGAGAAGGAGCTCGACGCGGTCCTCTCCGACCCGCGGACGCGCGTCGGACCGCTCGCGGACGCCGCGCGCACCGAGGCGCGCGACAAGCACACGCGGCTCGTGGAGCAGGCCCGGGCCGTGCTGGACCGCGACCTGGCGCAGCTCGTCGCCGAGGCCGAGGTGGTCGAGCCGGCGCTACCGCCGGCCTACGCCCGCTGGAGCAGCCCGGTGTGGCAGGCGTACGAGGTGCCGATGGAGATGCCCATGGCGCTGCGCCTGGGCGATCTGCACCTGCCCGAGCGCACGGACCTGCGCATACCCATGATCGTCCGGTTGCCGTTGGAGCGCGGGCTGTGGGTGGACAGCGGGCGTGGCGGGTCCTCGGACGCGGCGATAGTGGACCCCACGGAGATGCGACGGCTCGCGATGGAGAGCGCCGTGGCGCACGCGGCGCGGTTGATCGCGGTCTACCCGGTCGGTGAGTTCACGGTGCACGTGATCGACCCCGCGGGGGCGGGCGCCTCCGCGCTCACCCCGCTGACCAGCACGGGCGTGCTGCCCGAGGCGCCGGCGGTCGGCGCGCAGGGCGTGGCGGCGGTGCTGGCGAAGCTGACCCAGCGGGTCGACCTGGTGCAGATGGCGGTGCGCAGCGGCGCCGTCGACGCCCTCCCACGGGACCTGGACACCGCCCAGCAACTGCTGATCGTCAACGACTTCCCGCACGGGTTCGACGACCGGGCGGTGAACCAGTTGCGGTACCTCGCGGACGAGGGGCCGTCCGTCGGGGTGCACCTGATGATGGTGGCCGACCGGGAGGACGCGCGGGCCTACGGGCCGGCGCTCGACCCGCTGTGGCGCGCCCTGTTGCGGGTCACCCCCGTCGCCGACGACCACCTCGCCGATCCCTGGGTCGGCCACGCGTGGACGTTCGAGCCATCGTTGGCGCCCCAGGGCAGCGAGGTCCTGACGCGCGTGCTGAGCCAGGTGACGCGGGCCCGGGAGTCCTACGGGGGGCACGACATCGCGGACTGAGTGCCGCCGCGTGCTGACAGCCGACGGGCGCCCCGGCGCCTCGACCACCGGCTCGGGGTCGAGGCGCCGGGGCGCCCGCGCGTTCTGCGCTTTTAGCTCTCCCTTTACTCTCTTTACTATTCCTTGGGTTTCCCTGTACTCTCTTGTGTGCGGAGGGGAGTACTCCCTACAGCGACGTTCCCGTCATCACGGACCCCGGTCCCGGGGCGTCGGCCTGATCCGTCGGTAGCACATACGGCCGACTCAGGCGGAAGAGACCTCCGGCAGCGACAACGCTGAGAGTTGCCGTACGCAATCTGCCGGAGGAGCAGTGGACGTTTCCTTGACCCTGTGGGTGCTGACCATTGTCGGTCTGTCCGCCCTGATCGCCGTCGATTTCTTCATCGGCGGCCGCAAACCGCACGAGGTCTCCATCAAGGAGGCCGGTATCTGGACCGTGGTGTGGATCGTCCTCGCCGGTCTCTTCGCGCTCGGACTGCTGGTCTTCGGGGGTGGTCAGCCGGCCGGTGAGTTCACCGCGGGCTACATCACCGAGAAGTCGCTGAGCGTCGACAACCTCTTCGTCTTCGTCCTGATCATGTCGAAGTTCGCGGTGCCGTCGATATACCAGCAGCGGGTGCTGATGGTCGGCGTGCTCATAGCGCTGGTGCTGCGCGCCGTCTTCATCGGCGCGGGCGCGGCGATCATCGCCAACTTCGCCTGGGTCTTCTACATCTTCGGCGCCTTCCTCATCTGGACCGCCTGGAAGCTCATCCAGGAGGCGCGGGCCGAGGAGCAGGACGAGGAGTTCGAGGAGAACCGCTTCCTGAAACTCGTGGAGCGGCGCTTCCCGTCGACCGACCAGTACCACGGCACCAAGCTCTTCATCGTCCAGAACGGCAAGCGGCTGATAACGCCGATGCTGATCGTGATGCTGGCGATCGGTACGACGGACGTCCTGTTCGCGCTGGACTCGATCCCCGCGATCTTCGGCCTCACCCAGGACCCGTACATCGTGTTCACCGCGAACGCCTTCGCCCTGATGGGACTGCGGCAGCTGTACTTCCTCATCGGTGGCCTGCTGAAGAAGCTGGTCCACCTCTCGTACGGGCTGTCGATCATCCTCGGCTTCATCGGTGTGAAGCTGGTGCTGCACGCGCTGCACGAGTCGGGTGTGCACGTCCCCGAGATCAGCATCCCGGTCTCGCTCGGCGTGATCTGCGCGGTGCTCGTCGTCACCACGATCACGAGCCTGCGCGCCTCCAAGAAGCAGGCCCAAGCGGACGCCGAGAAGGACAGCGTCGACGTCTGACGGGTCGACCCGGAGGGGCGCGCTACGGGCGAAACGTCGCTCGGCGCCCCTCCGGAGCATCGAGTGGGAAGCCGCCGTGCGCGGCGGCGCACAAGGCGGTGCCCCTGACGTCCACGGACGTCAGGGGCACCGCCTTGTGCGGGCGAGGCCCGCCGCGAGCCGACTACCAGCCGCGTTCCCGCCACTCGCCGAGGTGGGGACGCTCGGCGCCGAGCGTGGTGTCCGCCCCGTGGCCCGGGTAGACCCAGGTCTCGTCGGGCAGGACGTCGAAGAGCTTGCGCTCGACGTCGTCAATGAGGCTCGCGAACGAACGCTCCTCGCCCCAGGTGTTGCCGACGCCGCCGGGGAAGAGGCAGTCCCCGGTGAAGACGTGCGGGTGCCCGTGCGGGTCGTCGTAGACCAGGGCGATGCTGCCCGGGGTGTGTCCGACCAGGTGGCGCGCGGTGAGGGTGACCCGCCCCACCTGGATCGTGTCGCCGTCGTCCACCAGGACGTCGGTCGCGACGGGGATGCCCTCGGCGTCGTGCCGGCCGGCGTAGGTGCGCGCGCCGGTCGCCCGCACCACCTCGTCCAGCGCCTGCCAGTGGTCGCCGTGCCGGTGCGTCGTCACGACCGATGCGATGCCGTCGTCGCCGATGAAGTCGAGCAGGCGCGCGGAGTCGTTGGCCGCGTCGATGAGGAGTTGCTCGTCGGTGGCCCGGCAGCGCAGCAGGTACGCGTTGTTGTTCATCGGGCCGACCGCGATCTTGGAGATCATGAGGTCGGGCAGTTCGTGCACGTCGGCGGGGCCGCCGACCTCCACCGCTCCGCTGTACGTCATGGCCTCAGCCTAGTGGCGGGAGGGTGGGCAGCGGAGCGTTCGCGGCGAGGTCGGAGCCGTCGGAGCGGCCGGTGAGCCAGCCGAGCAGCGCGACGGGCGTACCCTCGACAGTGGTGGGCTCCTCTCCGGTGCGACCCGTGTGCCAGGTGTGCCCACCGGGAACGGTGAGCGTCAACGCGGGCACGTCCGCGTGGCCGGCGAACTTGCCGCTGGTGAGGAACTCCACCTCCCGCTGCACGAAGTCGGCCGGGAGGTCGGTGAGCTCGTAGCCGATGTCCAGGTCGACGTGGTGCAGCTCGACCTCGATGAGGCGGCGGAAGGGGAGCCGGGCAGCGCGCTCGGTGACGGCGTTGCGCATGGCGACCACGTAGTCCCACCGGTCCTTGGGAAGGGCCGCGGCTGCTGAATTGAAGCGAAACGCGCTGGTGCGGAGGTCGTCGAGGTGCACGATCATCGGACGGTTCGCGTCGCGGGCGATGTCGGCGTTGCGCGCTTCGTCGTTGGCGTACATCGGAGTCTCCTCGCCGGTGCGCGCCCAGGTGAGGAGGTTCACGATGGCGTCGGCGTTGCGGGCGAGGTGGGCCAGGATGTGGCCCCGGGTCCAGCCCGGCAACCGCGACGGACGGGCGGCCGCCGCGTCGTCCAGTGGGGTCACCGCGGTCAGCAGGCGATCGGTGGCAGCCTGCACGGCAGCCGCGTCGTGCGCGAAGTCAGTCATGATCCAACGTTAATGCGCGCCACTCGATCGGGTGAAGGTGGCAGACTCTCGCCGTAATTCGAATGTGCGTGCTATACGCTCGTGTGTGGCATCGAACCACCATCTCTCTGGGGCGCCCCCCATACCCTGGGTTCCGGGGCACCGCTCCGCTCCGCCTCTCTCAAGAAAGGTGCCGACCGGCGTGGCCGACCGTCTCATCGTCCGTGGCGCTCGCGAGCACAATCTAAAGAATGTCTCGCTCGACCTCCCGCGTGACTCCCTCATCGTTTTCACCGGGCTCTCTGGGTCGGGCAAGTCGTCTCTCGCGTTCGACACGATCTTCGCCGAGGGGCAGCGCCGGTACGTCGAGTCGCTCTCCTCCTACGCACGCCAGTTCCTGGGCCAGATGGACAAGCCCGACGTGGACTTCATCGAAGGTCTCTCGCCGGCTGTCTCCATCGACCAGAAGTCCACCTCGCGCAACCCGCGCTCCACGGTCGGCACCATCACCGAGGTCTACGACTACCTCCGGCTGCTGTTCGCCCGGATCGGCAAGCCGCACTGCCCGGAGTGCGGCCGTCCCATCGCCCGCCAGTCACCCCAGGCGATCGTGGACCGTGTCCTGGAGCTGCCCCCGGGCAGCCGCTTCCAGGTCCTCTCCCCGCTGGTGCGCGAGCGCAAGGGGGAGTTCGTCGACCTCTTCTCGGACCTCCAGACCAAGGGGTACAGCCGGGCCCGGGTGGACGGGGCCACGGTGCAGCTCTCCGAGCCGCCGAAGCTCAAGAAGCAGGAGAAGCACACCATCGAGGTGGTGGTGGACCGCCTGACCGTCAAGGAGAGCGCCAAGCGGCGGCTGACGGACTCGGTGGAGACCGCCCTCGGGCTCTCCGGCGGCATGGTGATCCTGGACTTCGTGGACCTCGACGAGGACGACCCGCAGCGCGAGCGGATGTTCTCGGAGCACCTCTACTGCCCGTACGACGACCTCTCCTTCGAGGAGCTGGAACCGCGCTCCTTCTCGTTCAACTCGCCCTTCGGCGCCTGCCCGGACTGCACCGGCATCGGCACCCGGATGGAGGTCGACCCGGAGCTGATCATTCCGGACGAGGAGAAGTCGCTGGACGAGGGCGCGATCCACCCGTGGTCGCACGGCCACACCAAGGACTACTTCGCGCGCCTGGTGGGCGCGCTCTCGGACGCGCTGGGGTTCCGCACCGACATCCCGTGGGCGGGGCTGCCGCAGCGGGCCAGGAAGGCCCTGCTCAACGGGCACAAGACGCAGATCGAGGTCCGCTACCGCAACCGGTACGGGCGCGAGCGCGCGTACACCACGGCCTTCGAG includes these proteins:
- a CDS encoding TerD family protein; amino-acid sequence: MTAELVRGQNHPLPQTRLEVRIAAGKPVVAGATLGDDQGRVRSADWVAHPAAPQMPGLEVSRQAAADHRLAVDLGAMPEAVHTVTVLLALPTGVGGPVRFGGLAAPFVAVTDLDGDEIATFTITDLDAESAVTALELYRRNGAWKVRAVGQGYAGGLAAMLHDQGLPEAATLAAEINDAVARGMARSLAPPARTNGGDGRVRTATAGGDPTQGASASGPVAGAAPASIGAPDPGGADASAAPAGGPVNYRHPGRQSAAPTPPPAAPQPGPQGQPPRPVAGDAPGWTTEERLYNQVWGMFEDLARSTAAYRSAVDFADSRMEKELDAVLSDPRTRVGPLADAARTEARDKHTRLVEQARAVLDRDLAQLVAEAEVVEPALPPAYARWSSPVWQAYEVPMEMPMALRLGDLHLPERTDLRIPMIVRLPLERGLWVDSGRGGSSDAAIVDPTEMRRLAMESAVAHAARLIAVYPVGEFTVHVIDPAGAGASALTPLTSTGVLPEAPAVGAQGVAAVLAKLTQRVDLVQMAVRSGAVDALPRDLDTAQQLLIVNDFPHGFDDRAVNQLRYLADEGPSVGVHLMMVADREDARAYGPALDPLWRALLRVTPVADDHLADPWVGHAWTFEPSLAPQGSEVLTRVLSQVTRARESYGGHDIAD
- a CDS encoding MBL fold metallo-hydrolase produces the protein MTYSGAVEVGGPADVHELPDLMISKIAVGPMNNNAYLLRCRATDEQLLIDAANDSARLLDFIGDDGIASVVTTHRHGDHWQALDEVVRATGARTYAGRHDAEGIPVATDVLVDDGDTIQVGRVTLTARHLVGHTPGSIALVYDDPHGHPHVFTGDCLFPGGVGNTWGEERSFASLIDDVERKLFDVLPDETWVYPGHGADTTLGAERPHLGEWRERGW
- a CDS encoding maleylpyruvate isomerase family mycothiol-dependent enzyme, yielding MTDFAHDAAAVQAATDRLLTAVTPLDDAAAARPSRLPGWTRGHILAHLARNADAIVNLLTWARTGEETPMYANDEARNADIARDANRPMIVHLDDLRTSAFRFNSAAAALPKDRWDYVVAMRNAVTERAARLPFRRLIEVELHHVDLDIGYELTDLPADFVQREVEFLTSGKFAGHADVPALTLTVPGGHTWHTGRTGEEPTTVEGTPVALLGWLTGRSDGSDLAANAPLPTLPPLG
- a CDS encoding TerC family protein, encoding MDVSLTLWVLTIVGLSALIAVDFFIGGRKPHEVSIKEAGIWTVVWIVLAGLFALGLLVFGGGQPAGEFTAGYITEKSLSVDNLFVFVLIMSKFAVPSIYQQRVLMVGVLIALVLRAVFIGAGAAIIANFAWVFYIFGAFLIWTAWKLIQEARAEEQDEEFEENRFLKLVERRFPSTDQYHGTKLFIVQNGKRLITPMLIVMLAIGTTDVLFALDSIPAIFGLTQDPYIVFTANAFALMGLRQLYFLIGGLLKKLVHLSYGLSIILGFIGVKLVLHALHESGVHVPEISIPVSLGVICAVLVVTTITSLRASKKQAQADAEKDSVDV
- a CDS encoding TerD family protein, which gives rise to MTVNMSKGQAISLQKADGGTLTAVRMGLGWQSAPRRGLFGSRTKEVDLDASAVLFADKQPVDVVFFRHLTSDDGSVRHTGDNLVGGAGQGGDDEAILVDLQRVPVHIDQIVFTVNSFTGQTFAEVANAFCRLVDETNGQEMARYTLTGGGQYTAQIMAKVHRAGSGWQMTAIGTPANGRTFQDLMPSIVPHL